CTTCTTCCATTACCGCACCTGGGCGTAGGCGAGCATATGGGCCCAGCGTACATTTAGCCGCTACGCTTGCATCTTCAATCAGGGTATTTGCTTTTATAACTACGTTATCGCCAATAGTACAGTTTTTAAGTACACAGTTAGGGCCAATTTGTACGTTATTCCCTAGAGTTACATTACCTTCAAAAATAACGTTTATATCAATTAATACGTCTTCGCCTGTTTTAACGTCGCCACGTACATCTATACGAGCAGGGTCGGCTAGGGTAGCACCATTTAACATTAACTCTTCTGCTTGCCATGCTTGATAAGCACGCTCAAGGCCTGCAAGTTGTACGCGGTTGTTTGCGCCTTCAACTTCCATTGCATGATCGGGCTGTGCTGACGTGATTTCTATACCTTCACTGTGCGCCATAGCAACGATATCTGTAAGGTAGTATTCGCCTTGTGCATTGTTGTTAGATAGATTGCCTAACCATGTTTTTAAAAGCTTGCCGTTAACCGCCATAATGCCGGTATTTACTTCACTAATAAGTAACTGCTCAGCGCTTGCATCTTTTTGCTCAATAATACCTACAAGCTTGCCATTTTCACGCAGCATACGGCCGTAGCCATTTGGGTTAACCAAGTTAACGGTTAATACCGCTAAACCATTTTTAGGTGTTGCAGCTAATAAGCGCTCAAGTGTTGATTGCTTTGTAAGAGGTACATCGCCGTATAAAACAAGTACGGTGTCGTCATCATTAATGTGCGGATTAGCTTGGGCTACTGCGTGGCCTGTACCAAGTTGATCTGCTTGCAGTACCCAGTTTACGTTATTATCGACAAGTTGTTGTTGTAATAGTTCGCCGCCGTGCCCGTAAACTAAGTTAGTGGTGGTTGCACCCAATGCCTTTGCATTATCTATAACGTGCTGCACCATAGGTTTACCTGCTACTTTATGCAGTACTTTTGGTAGAGCAGAACGCATACGGGTACCTTTACCCGCAGCAAGAATTACTGTTGTTAGAGCCATTAAAACAATTTCCTTTTTCCGTTGTTTTAGTGAGGAGTTAATGAAAGTAGCTTAACTAGATTACGCATGTCACTCCATGTGTACATACTCAGCCGTATTATAAAAAATAATGACTGAATCTATGATAAACAAACTATTCATAATAATTACACTTATTGTAACCAGCTTTGCAGATGGATATAAGTGTATAGCCAAATTACAAGCATAAAAAAGCCCACATAATGTGGGCTTTTAAAAACCGGATAGGCTTACTTTTTACGTAATTGCTGAATTACGCGAAGTTGTGCAATAGCTTCTGCTAGTTGCATAGCTGCTTTTTGATAATCAAATTCAGCAGCTGACGCATTAGCCATTTGGCTTTCTGCGTCACGCTTAGCTTGCTCTGCAGCTTGCTCGTCAAGGTCTTCACCACGAACAGCTGTATCAGCAAGTACGGTTACTATGTTCGGTTGAACTTCTAGTGTACCGCCAGCAATGTAGATCAGTTCTTCTTCACCAAATTGCTTAACTAAACGTACCATACCAGGTTTAAGGGCAGTTAGTAGTGGGGCGTGGCCGGCATTAACACCAAGCTCACCTTCACTACCAGATACTTGAATCGATTCAACTAGACCAGAGAACAAACTCTGCTCTGCGCTTACTACGTCAAGATGTACAGTCATAGCTGCCATACTACCCTCCTAATTACATGCTTTTAGCTTTTTCTTGAGCTTCTTCGATAGAGCCAACCATGTAGAACGCTTGCTCTGGAAGGTCATCGAACTCACCGCTTAGAATGCCTTTAAAGCCAGCAATTGTGTCTTTTAGTGAAACGTATTTACCTGGCGCACCTGTAAATACCTCTGCCACGAAGAATGGCTGAGATAGGAAACGCTGGATTTTACGTGCACGAGATACAAGTTGCTTATCTTCGTCAGAAAGCTCGTCCATACCTAGAATAGCAATGATGTCTTTAAGTTCTTTGTAACGCTGAAGAACTGTTTGAACGCCACGTGCTGTATCGTAGTGATCTTGGCCAATTACTAATGGGTCAAGTTGACGTGAAGATGAATCAAGTGGGTCTACCGCTGGGTAAATACCAAGTGATGCGATATCACGTGAAAGTACTACTGTTGCATCTAAGTGAGCAAAGGTAGTTGCTGGAGATGGATCCGTTAAATCATCCGCAGGTACGTATACCGCTTGGATTGATGTAATTGAACCAGTCTTCGTTGAAGCGATACGCTCTTGAAGTACACCCATTTCTTCAGCAAGTGTAGGCTGGTAACCTACCGCTGATGGCATACGACCAAGTAGTGCAGATACTTCTGTACCAGCTAGTGTGTAACGGTAGATGTTATCTACGAAGAAAAGTACATCGCGACCTTCGTCACGGAACTTTTCAGCCATAGTAAGACCTGTTAACGCTACGCGTAAACGGTTACCTGGAGGCTCGTTCATCTGACCGTATACAAGCGATACTTTATCAAGTACGTTTGAATCGTTCATCTCATGGTAGAAATCGTTACCCTCACGAGTACGCTCACCAACACCTGCGAATACTGAGTAGCCGCTATGCTCGATTGCGATGTTACGGATAAGTTCCATCATGTTTACGGTTTTACCTACACCGGCACCACCGAATAAACCAACTTTACCACCTTTAGCAAACGGACATACAAGGTCGATTACCTTGATACCAGTTTCTAAAAGCTCAACTGAACTTGATTGCTCTTCGTATGAAGGCGCTGCACGGTGAATAGACATACGGTCTTCTTCGCCGATTGGGCCAGCTTCATCAATTGGCTCACCAAGTACGTTCATGATACGACCAAGCGTTGCTTTACCAACTGGAACTTGAATCGCTTCACCTGTATTTTCTACCGCTGCGCCACGACGTAAACCGTCAGTAGTACCTAGTGCGATAGTACGAACAACACCGCCACCTAGCTGTTGTTGAACTTCTAAAGTCAAACCAGCTAAATCGCCATCTGTTACTTTTAGTGCGTCATATACGGCTGGCACGTTGTCTTGAGAAAACTCAATATCTACAACGGCACCGATAATTTGGACGACCTTACCTAAACTCATGTCTATTCCTCTCGTTAATCTTTGCCTGAAGCATTAAACTGCGGCTGAGCCTGAAACAATCTCACTAATTTCTTGTGTGATTGCCGCTTGGCGGGCCTTGTTATAAACAAGCTGTAACTCATCCATAAGGTCGCCGGCATTATCTGTTGCAGCTTTCATTGCAACCATACGGGCAGCCTGTTCAGAGGCAGCGTTCTCAACCACACCTTGGTATACCTGAGACTCAACGAAGCGTACAAGCAAAGACTCTAATATAGCGTCTGGGCCTGGCTCGTATAAGTAGTCCCATGTGTGGGCAGATACTTCTTCTTCAGCTTTTGGCAAAGGGAGTAACTGATCTATTGTTGGCTCTTGCTTCATGGTATTAACAAAGTTGTTATATACCAGGAATAAACGGTCAATTTTACCTTCAGAAAATGCATCTAGCATAATTTTTACAGGACCAATTACGTCTTGTACTGAAGGCTTATCTCCAAGGCCTGCTTTTTTAGCAAGCACTTGACCGCCAAAACGTTGAAAGAAGCTAGCCGCTTTGCTACCTAAAGTTGCAAAATCAGCGTCTACGCCTTTTTCTTTCCACGCTTTAATGTCTAATGCAACTTTTTTAAACTCGTTTGAGTTTAAGCCGCCACATAGACCACGGTCAGTAGAGATAACAATATAACCAACTCGTTTTACTTCACGCTCTTCTAAGAACGGGTGAGTAAAATCAAGATTTGCTTGAGCAACACGACCAATTACTTTGCGTAATTTGTCAGCGTATGGACGGCTTGAAGCCACTCGTTCTTGCGCCTTTTTCATTTTAGACGCAGCAACCATTTCCATTGCGCTAGTGATCTTTTGAGTATTTTTAATACTCCCGATCTTGCTTTTAATCTCTTTTCCGCTGGCCATGACTCTCTCTCCGAATCAAGGTGTGCTTTAGTAAACTAAAGCGCACCATTAATAACTAAATTACCAAGTTTGCGTAGACTTGAACTTCTCAAGAAGTTCTTTAAGTTGCGCTTCGATCTCGGCGTTGTAGTTACCAGTTTCATTGATTTGAGCCACAAGCTCTGCGTATGTGCTACTTGCATAAGAAAGTAAAGCCGCTTCGAAATCCATGATTTTAGAGATTTCGATGTCTTGTAAGTAACCTTTCTCAGCTGCAAATAACGACAAAGACATTTCAGCAACAGACATTGGTGCGTACTGTTTCTGCTTCATTAGCTCTGTTACACGCTCACCATGCTCAAGTTGAGCACGAGTAGCATCATCAAGGTCAGACGCGAACTGCGAGAACGCAGCTAATTCACGGTACTGAGCTAGGGCTAGACGGATACCGCCACCTAGTTTCTTAACGATTTTAGTTTGTGCAGCACCACCAACACGCGATACCGAGATACCAGCATTTACAGCCGGACGGATACCTGAGTTGAATAAGTCAGTTTCTAAGAAGATCTGACCATCGGTGATAGAGATAACGTTTGTCGGTACGAACGCAGAAACGTCGCCGCCTTGAGTTTCAATGATTGGCAATGCCGTCAATGAACCAGTTTGTCCTTTCACTTCACCATTAGTGAACTTTTCAACGTAATCAGCGTTTACACGCGAAGCACGCTCTAAAAGACGCGAGTGAAGGTAGAATACGTCACCTGGGTATGCTTCACGACCTGGTGGACGCTTAAGTAGTAATGAGATTTGACGGTAAGCAACAGCTTGCTTAGATAAATCATCATATACGATTAATGCGTTTTCACCACGGTCACGGAAATATTCACCCATAGTACAGCCCGAGAACGGTGCTAAGTACTGAAGTGCCGCAGACTCAGAAGCAGATGCTACAACTACGATAGTATTTGCAAGTGCACCGTGCTCTTCTAATTTACGTACTACGTTAGCAATAGTAGATGCTTTTTGACCAACCGCTACGTACACACACTTAACGCCTGTGTTCTTTTGGTTGATGATTGCATCGATTGCTAGTGCAGTTTTACCTGTTTGGCGGTCACCGATTACAAGCTCACGCTGACCACGACCAACTGGAATCATCGCATCAATAGATTTGTAACCAGTTTGAACTGGCTCATCTACAGATTGACGCTCGATTACACCTGGTGCAATTTTTTCTACAGGTTCAAAACCGTCGTTATCTAAAGCGCCTTTACCGTCGATAGGAGCACCTAGTGTGTTTACAACACGACCAAGTAAGCCAGCACCAACAGGAACTTCTAAGATACGACCAGTTGTGTATACTTTTACGCCTTCAGTAAGGTCAGCGTATGGACCCATAACTACTGCACCAATTGAGTCACGCTCAAGGTTTAGTGCGATAGCATAACGGTTGCCTGGAAGCTCAATCATCTCACCTTGCATACAGTCAGCTAGACCGTGGATGCGGATGATACCGTCAGTAACAGATACGATAGTACCTTCGTTACGAGCTTCACTTACAACTTCGAACTGCTCAATACGTTGTTTGATCAGATCTGAAATTTCAGTGGAATTAAGTTGCATGCTCTTTTTCCCAATTACGATTGTAGTGTTGTGGCTAAGCGGTTTAATTTACCGCGTACTGAGCCGTCGATTACAGTGTCACCCGCCTTAATAATAAGGCCGCCAACTACTGCAGCGTCTTCACTACAATTCAGCTTAACTTTGCGTGCGAAACGTTTTTCAAGTGTCGCTACCAATGACTCTTGCTGCGCTGCAGCAAGAGGGGTTGCCGAAATCACATCTACGTCGATTTCTTTGTCATACTCTGCTTTAAACGCAGCGAATAACTGAGCAACCTCAGGCAGTGCAATCAAACGTCCATTTTCAGCCATCACCTTCACTAGGTTCTGACCTTGTTCGTTGAGCTGCTCAGCACATAAGTTAATAAATAACTCAGCTTGTGCAGTAGCAGTAGGCAATCCAGCTAAAATGGCTGATGCTTGTTCATTGCTGGCAACTTCGCCTGCAAAAAACAACATGTCATTCCAGCTTTCAATTGTGCCTTTTTCAACGGCAAGTTCAAAAGCCGCTTTAGCGTATGGGCGAGCGATAGTAGTCAATTCAGACATGCTCATACCCTCCTAATTACAGCTCAGCGACAAGTTTTTCAACGATGTCACTATGTGCGGCTTGATTGATTTCACGCTCTAAAATTCTTTCTGCGCCAACCACTGCCAGAGTTGCTACTTGCTTACGTAGCTCTTCTGTTACACGGTTACGCTCTGATTCAATTTCAGAGTGCCCTTGAGCAATAATTTTTTCACGCTCTTCTTGTCCACGAACAGTTTCTTCGTCAACAATCAGCACGGCACGCTTTTTAGCTTGTTCAATGATATCTGCCGCTTGAGCTTTTGCATCTTTAAGCTGCTCTGCAGCTTTTTGTTGCGCAAGTTCTAAGTCTTTTTCGGCTCTATCAGAGGCAGCTAAACCATCTTCAATTTTCTTCTGGCGAGACTCAATTGCATCATTAAGTGGTGGCCATACATATTTCATACAAAATAGTACAAACACCGTAAACGCAATTAATTCACCGATAAGAGTGGCTGTTATGTTCACGACCGCTCCTCCTTAAAATAGTAAGCTGTTCAAAAAATAAAATTAAAGTACGAACAGGATTACCATTGCGATACCAACACCGATCATTGCTACCGCATCGATTAGACCAGCTAGGATGAACATCTTAACTTGTAATGAAGGTGCAAGCTCAGGCTGACGCGCACATGCTTCTAGGAATTTACCACCCATGTTACCGAAGCCGATAGCAGTACCGATTGCACCGAAGCCGATAAGTAAAGCAACTGCGATGTACTTAAGACCTAATACTAGTTCCATTTTTTTCTCCAAAGTTTCAATTGTTAAAGTTAAATATAAAAAGTGTATAAATTAGTGATTGTCAGAACTTGCCATGCTTAGGTAAACAATGGTTAGCATCATAAATACGAATGCTTGTAACACGATTACTAAGATATGGAATACAGCCCAAACAAAGTGCAACGGAAGTTGCATTAAACCAACTGCGCCGATAAGTATGAATATCAATTCACCAGCGTATAAGTTACCAAATAAACGCAGTGCTAACGAGAAAGGCTTAGACACTAAAGCGATTGTTTCTAGTAATAAATTACAAGGAATTAAGAAAATCATAGCCACTTTGCTATTAGAGCTAAACGGGTGAAGTGTAAGCTCTTTAATAAAGCCACCAACCCCTTTAATTTTAATAGAGTAACCAATCATCAGAATAAACACACCCAGTGCTAATGCAGCGGTTAAGTTTATGTCTGTGGTAGGTACAATTTTCATGTAAACGTCGTGTGGGTCCATGCCAAAGGCTTGTTCACCTACGAAACCGGCAAATGCAGGTAAGAAATCAACCGGGATTAAATCCATTAGGTTCATTAAGAACACCCAAACAAAAATTGTTAAGGCTAATGGAGCAATTAATTTGCTTTTACCGTGGTAAGTATCACGTACGTTGTCGCCAACGAACTCAACTATCATTTCAATAAAACATTGAAATTTACCAGGTACTCCTGTGTGTGCTTTTTTTGCGGCGCTACGGAAGATCCATAAAAATATTAGACCTAGTCCGATTGACCATGCGAGGGTATCTATATTCCATGTCCAGAAACCACTGTCTGCACACGCTTTGTTGAAGGCAAGACCTGAGTCGGTCATACACATCTTAGCGTTTGTTAAGTGATGCTGGATATGGCTTGATATAGTAACTTCTTCTGCAGCCATGTTATATCCCAAAGTTAATGTTTAAAAAAAACGGGCGCGAACAATCCAGTGAAAAGCACCAATACGTAAACACAAAAAAACGGCACTAAAACGACCGTGGTTGACTTGAGTATCAGTGCAAACAATACGATTGTTAGCATAAATTTTAATCCGTTACCGCGTTTTAACGAGGTATACGCTTGATTTGCTTTGCTTGCACCCATATATCTGAATGCATAAAGCGCAAATACTAGGTGAGGAAGTATTGCAACACTGCTACCGGCAAGTGCTGATACGCTGGCGTTTACTCCCCAACCAACAAAAATAATTACTGCAGCTACTAGTGCTACGATACCCTGAAGACAAATTAATTTAAATGCGGCAAGCCTATAAGGTCTTGCTAACTTATTAGTCACGTTTAGTTAACCTTTATGGCGTTCTAATTGTTAGGGTGTGAAAACTGGCGAAATTATACTTAATCCTACCAGTTTTGCAACTTGAGTAGACGCTTTGTAACACAAAATAGCTACAAATGTCTCTTATTGGACATGTAAAATTTTAATGGTCGGTATTGCTGTGATTTATACGATTTAAAATGCCATCAAGCTCATCTAAATTGGTGTAAGAAATAACCAGCTTGCCTTTGCCTTTCGCATTATAATTTATTTCTACTTTAGCCCCTAAATTGTCGGCTAATTTTTGCTCTAAGCGCTTAACATCAGGGTCTTTTTCTGGCGTTTCTTTCGCTGCAACCGGCTCTAAAATTGAGCGCACTAACTTTTCTGTTTCACGAACAGTTAATGCTTTAGCTACAGCTAATCTTGCAGCGTCAGATTGCGCTTCACCTTCAAGTGCTAATAAACAGCGTGCGTGGCCCATTTCTATGTCGCCATGCTCTAACAAAATTTTAACATCGCTATTTAAATTGTTTAATCGTAGTAAATTGGTCACGGTAGTGCGCGATTTACCCACCGCATCGGCAACTTGCTGGTGTGTTAATTCAAATTCATTTAATAATCTGTTTAACGCAATCGCTTCTTCCATTGCGTTTAAATCTTCACGCTGAATATTTTCTATCAGCGCAATAGCAACGGCGGCTTCATCAGGTACATCTTTTACAATACAAGGTACGCTCTCAAGCTTAGCAATTTGTGCAGCACGCCAACGACGTTCACCGGCAATTATTTCAAAGCTATTTTCTGCAACAGGGCGCACCACAATTGGCTGAATAATGCCTTGTGAGCGGATAGAGCTTGCAAGTTCTTCAAGCGCTTCTTCAGACATATCTTTACGAGGCTGGTATTTTCCTGAGTGTAAAAACTCAATAGGCAGCTTTTGCAATTCATTCGCAACGGGCTGAGCTGCAGTTTGTACAGCTTCAGTCACATTTACTGTGTCTTGTTCCTTGCTTGAGCTCGGCGCTGGTTTTGATGAACTTAAAAGGGCATCGAGTCCTCGGCCTAAACCTCGTTTTTTAGCAGACATGTTATTTTTTTACCTTAAAGTTAGGCGACTACCGGCGCTGTTTTTTCTTTTCTGCGTAGCATTTCGCCCGCAAGTGCTAAGTAGGCTTTTGCGCCACTTGATGCGCGGTCGTAGTACATTGCTGGTGCACCAAAACTAGGTGCCTCGGCAAGACGCACATTACGTGGGATCACGGTGCGGTAGACTTTATCGCCAAAATGTTGTTTTAGTTGTTCTGATACATCATTTGCTAATCGATTGCGTGGATCGTACATAGTACGAAGAATGCCTTCAATTTGTAAGTTAGGGTTAACTAACTTTGCAAGCTGTGTAATAGTGTCCATTAATGCGGTTAACCCTTCAAGCGCATAATATTCACATTGCATAGGGACTAAAATAGAATCAGCAGCAGCCATGGCGTTTACTGTTAACATATTTAGTGAAGGCGGGCAGTCGATAAAAATAAATTCGTATTTATCTTGTATTTTTTCAAGCGCATTACGAAGACGTACTTCGCGTGCAAACAACTCCATTAATTTTACTTCAGCTGCGGTTACATCACCGTTGGCCGCTATCATATGATACTCGCCCGAGGTTTCAGTGATTATCACCTCATCCATTGGCTTTTCTTCAATGAGTAAATCGTAAATGGTGGCGACATCGCCATACTTGTCTACACCGCTACCCATAGTAGCGTTGCCTTGGGGGTCGAGATCTATTAACAGCACTTTACGCTTCGTTGCAGCCATAGATGCAGCGAGATTAACAGCCGTTGTTGTTTTACCAACGCCGCCTTTTTGATTTGCTAATGCGATGACTTTTGCCACTATGTCTCTGATCCCTAGTCTTTAGAAAGAATAATTAAATGTCGTTGTGCATCAAGCTCAGGCACTACTAGCGAGATTTTTTCTTCAAATTTTACACCTTCAGGAAGTGACTCTAGCTCTTCACTAGGAAACACACCTTTAAGCGCGATAAATTTGCCTGAGTGATCAATTAAGTGTGAACACCAATCAACCATATCTTGCAATGAAGCAAACGCACGACTTAGTACGCCATCTAATTTAACACTTGGTTGATATTCTTCAACTCTTGACTGCACTGGGGTTACATTATTTAGCCCAAGCTCATGTTTAACTTGCATTAAAAAGCGAACACGTTTACCTAAACTATCAAGTAGCACAAATTGTGTATCAGGTAATGCAATAGCTAACACAATACCTGGCAAACCAGGACCAGTGCCTACATCAATATAATGATGACCGGGTAAATGAGGTGCAACAACTAAGCTATCCATAATGTGCTTAATCATCATTTCTTCTGGTAAGCGCACAGAGGTTAAATTATACGCTTTGTTCCATTTATTTAGTAACTCAACGTATTTAACTAATTGCTGTTGTTGTTTTTCGGTTAGCGCAATATCAGTTTGCGCTAACAATGTTGTTAATTGTTGCTGTAACACAGTTTACCTTTACTGTTACGCAGTTTTGCGTAATAAGCCTTGCTTCTTCAGATACACTAATAATAGCGAAATCGCCGCTGGGGTGATACCAGAAATACGAGAAGCTTGGCCAATAGTGTCTGGACGCGCATCTGTAAGCTTTGCAACTACCTCGTTTGATAAACCCGATACCGTTGAGTAATCGAACTCTTTAGGTAAGATGGTTTCTTCATGGCGAAGCTGCTTATTGATCTCATCTTGCTGACGTGCAATGTAGCCAGCGTACTTAGTGTGGATCTCAACTTGTTCAAGTGCAGCTTGATTTGTAAACTCAGATCCAAGTCCATCAATAGCCATTAAATCGTCATAACGAATCTCTGGACGGCGAAGTAGATCCTCTAAACTTGCTTCACGAGTAAGCGGCGTTTTTAATAACGCATTTACTTGATCAACTACAGCATGATCTTTATGGATCCAGGTTTCTTTAATACGCTGTTTCTCTTTTTCGATCACTTCCATTTTTTCGTTAAATGCCTGCCAGCGCTCATCGTTAACTAAACCAAGTTCACGACCTTTTTCTGTTAAGCGAATATCTGCGTTATCTTCACGCAGTAATAAACGATATTCCGCACGGCTAGTAAACATGCGGTACGGTTCTTTTGTACCAAGCGTTGCTAAGTCATCAATCAGTACGCCCACATACGCTTCATCACGGCGTGGTGTCCACGCGTCTTTACCTTGTACTTGTAACGCAGCGTTCATACCGGCAATTAAACCTTGCGCACCGGCTTCTTCGTAACCCGTAGTGCCGTTTATTTGGCCTGCAAAAAATAATCCGTCTATAAACTTGGTTTCTAATGACTGTTTTAAATCACGTGGGTCAAAAAAGTCGTATTCAATAGCATAACCAGGACGACAAATATGTGCGTTTTCAAAACCATCTATCGATTGCACAATTTGTAACTGCACATCAAAAGGTAAGCTGGTTGAAATGCCGTTAGGGTAAAGCTCGTACGATGTTAACCCTTCTGGCTCTACAAATATTTGGTGCTTGTCTTTATCAGCAAAGCGCACAATTTTATCTTCTATTGAAGGGCAGTAACGTGGCCCTATGCCTTCAATTACGCCAGAGTACATAGGCGAGCGATGTAAATTGTTACGAATAACCTCATGAGTTTTTTCGTTTGTGTAGGTTATATAACAGGGTATTTGCT
The genomic region above belongs to Pseudoalteromonas sp. MM1 and contains:
- the mnmG gene encoding tRNA uridine-5-carboxymethylaminomethyl(34) synthesis enzyme MnmG, which translates into the protein MIFHEKFDVIVVGGGHAGTEASLAAARMGMNTLLLTHNMDTLGQMSCNPAIGGIGKGHLVKEIDALGGAMAQAIDKGGIQFRTLNSSKGPAVRATRAQADRALYKAAIQSTLQNQENLKIFQQSCDDLIVENNKVVGVVTQMGLRFSAPSVVLTVGTFLGGQIHIGLENFKGGRAGDPPSIALADRLRELPFRVDRLKTGTPPRIDARTVDFSKMQEQPGDAPTPVFSFVGKQSDHPQQIPCYITYTNEKTHEVIRNNLHRSPMYSGVIEGIGPRYCPSIEDKIVRFADKDKHQIFVEPEGLTSYELYPNGISTSLPFDVQLQIVQSIDGFENAHICRPGYAIEYDFFDPRDLKQSLETKFIDGLFFAGQINGTTGYEEAGAQGLIAGMNAALQVQGKDAWTPRRDEAYVGVLIDDLATLGTKEPYRMFTSRAEYRLLLREDNADIRLTEKGRELGLVNDERWQAFNEKMEVIEKEKQRIKETWIHKDHAVVDQVNALLKTPLTREASLEDLLRRPEIRYDDLMAIDGLGSEFTNQAALEQVEIHTKYAGYIARQQDEINKQLRHEETILPKEFDYSTVSGLSNEVVAKLTDARPDTIGQASRISGITPAAISLLLVYLKKQGLLRKTA
- the rsmG gene encoding 16S rRNA (guanine(527)-N(7))-methyltransferase RsmG, yielding MLQQQLTTLLAQTDIALTEKQQQQLVKYVELLNKWNKAYNLTSVRLPEEMMIKHIMDSLVVAPHLPGHHYIDVGTGPGLPGIVLAIALPDTQFVLLDSLGKRVRFLMQVKHELGLNNVTPVQSRVEEYQPSVKLDGVLSRAFASLQDMVDWCSHLIDHSGKFIALKGVFPSEELESLPEGVKFEEKISLVVPELDAQRHLIILSKD